From the genome of uncultured Bacteroides sp.:
CCGGATCCAATAAATTTATCAATTTCATATCCCAGGTTAGAGAAAGAGCAAGTTTCGAATGCCGCTGCATAAGCATTTTCTTTTTTCCCAAGAATAATTGGTGTTCGGCCCAGTTTATCACGAGCTGCCAGAATGCCATCTTCAGTTAGAACCAACATTGAGCAAGATCCTTTTACTCGTTTATAAACATTCTCGATACCCGATAGAAAATTATCCCCTTCTGCAATGAGCATTGCCACTAATTCTGTAGGATTCACTGTACCCTGACTAGTCTCGGAAAAGGTATGATGTTTATCCAGAAAATATTTTTCCAGTTCATCGTAATTTACTATTTTACAAACTGTAACCACAGCAAAGCGTCCCAAATGTGAATTTACCACAATAGGTTGCGCTTCAGTGTCGCTAATTACACCAATTCCACTGTTGCCGGAAAAGTTCTTAATATCATTTTCAAATTTATTTCTGAAATATCCGTCTTCAAGACTATGAATAGCTCTTTGAATACCTTTTTCCTTAGACAAGAAAGCTAAACCAGCCCTTTTAGTCCCTAAATGAGAATGATAATCGGTGCCATAAAATACATCGGCTACACAATCAACTTTTGAAATACTGCCAAAAAAACCACTCATATAATTCCGTTTTTATACATAAATTTAAGTCACGAAAATACTTGAATTTGGCTTATGATGCAAGGGAATTGGATGTTATTTGATAATAAAATAAAAACAAATCTAAAAGAATTTGTGCAAAAGAATATCTTGCTATTATACATAATTATAAATGCTATTTTTTCAATATCGCACAAATTTTACAGATATAATTTAGTTGTTCATCCAACATATTTTAGTAAATTGCGCACTATTAATTTACAATTTAAAAACACACAAACACTTATGACATCCCTTAAATCTCCACGAATTCAAAGCGTTGATGCTTTACGCGGCTTTGCTATTGTAGCAATATTATTGTTACACAATCTTGAGCATTTTGATTATTACTTTTTACCCACAGGTTTACCGGCATGGTTAGTGAGTCTCGATAAAACTATTTGGGATACAATGTTCTTTCTTTTTGCGGGAAAAGCTTACGGAATATTTGCCTTATTGTTTGGTCTTACTTTTTATATCCAACAACATAATCAGGAATTGAAAGGAAAAGATTTTCGTGCACGTTTTGCATGGCGACTAGTATTACTATACGGTTTCGGAATGATTAATTCCAGCTTCTATCAAGGCGATATACTTACAATATATGCCATTTTAGGTTTTACTCTTATTCCGGTAGCAAAGTTAAATACCAAAACAGTTCTTTTTATTGCTGTTATACTTATTCTTCAACCATATGAATGGATAAAAGTATTATCTGCTATTATACACCCTCAACAAGCAATTCCAAACCCGGCATCATGGGATTATTTTGGTAAAATGGGTGAGTATATTCCAAAAAATTCGTTTATAGATACTATTTATGGGAATTTAACAAACGGTAAAACAGCTGTTTATTTGTGGACATGGGAAGCTGGACGTGTATTCCAGACTCCAGCATTGTTTATGTTTGGTATGTTATTGGGTAGAACACAGAAATTCGTTAAATCTCCCGAAAACAATAAATTCTGGACAAAAGCATTAATATATTCATTGATACTATTTATACCGTTATATTTCGTGAGTAAAAGTGTAACAAGCCAATCAATTACTAATACAGCAGTATTTAGATCTTTGGAGTTAATTACAAAATCATGGACTAACTTTGCCTTCCTGGTTTTCCTTGTTTCAGGATTTGTGTTACTGTACGAAAATACTAATTTAAGAAATGCACTTGATAAATTTTCTGTTTTAGGACGTATGAGTATGAGTAATTACGTTATGCAATCTATTTTAGGCTCGTGCATTTATTATGGATTTGGATTAGGTTTATACCAATATACAGGAGCTACATATTCTCTTTTAATAGGCTTAATGCTTATGATTATTCAATGGACATTCTGTAAATACTGGCAAAAAGATCATAGGTATGGAGTCTTGGAAGGTGTTTGGCATAAACTGACTTGGATAGGCACCAGCAGATAATAGAAATTTCAACATATTAATAAAGCCGACTCTTTGTTAGGGTCGGCTTTGCTTTTTCATAAACACTCATCAAAGAATTAGCTTCAAATTATGAAAGAATAATTTCGCCTGAAAACATATCATACTTTGCAAGCAACCTCTCTTTATTATATAGATGAACATATTTCTGCCCAATGATAGTAGCATTTTTACAAGGCTCATCAAATTCATTCATGCGTTCATCGCACTCTTTTTTATAAGCATCTATAGCTTTTGAAATTAAAGATTCCAATTCATCAACATTCTTATCAATTTCTTCCTTAGCTTTCTTTGAAAGTCTTTTAGCTTCTTCAATAGTGATTTCATGTTTCTCTAGTTTCTTCATTATTCTTTTAATGATTTCAGCTACTTCTTCTTTTGATTTGCTTGAATCTTTCATAATCTGTTTTTTTTAATAAATGGTTCAATAATTTCATTAAACGTTCATCCATCTCACAATTAAAAAACAAACCTTAAAGAGCAATTGTTTGTTTTTTGATTGCTTCTACCTGAAGGTTATTATATAAATAATCTTCTTTTCCTTTATTTAACACAGACAGAATAAGCGTTGGAGTAACAGCTAAAATCCATTGGTCAATAATTTTAATTTATTCGCCAATGGTTTTAAATTATTCATGAATAAATTAAAACCATTGAGCAATAAAAAATAAATAGCCGTTTATAAACCAGAATGTACCCTACAATTATTATATTTGTAGAACTAATACTTAAAATTATGTTAGTTCAATTTCATTTTGAAAACTTCAAATGCTTTAAAGATGAGACTAAATTGAGTTTGGTAGCATCCAATCATATTAAGGATAATATAGATAATGTTATCAAGACAGATAATATTAATCTTCTTAAATCTGTTGTAATATATGGGCCAAATGCAAGTGGAAAAACAAAGCTGCTGAATGCATTTCAGTTTATGCGCTTAATGGTTGAAAGATCTACCAATAATGCTGTAGACAGAGGGTTTAGCATAGATAACTTCAGATTAAGTACTGAATCTAAAGAAAGCCCAAGCTTCTTCGAGGTTGTATTTATTTTAGATGAAATACAATATCGGTACGGATTCGAACTGACCAAAAAGAATATTTTGGCAGAATGGCTATACAAAAATGAAAAGAAAGAAAAAGAACTATTCTATCGTGAAGGGAAAGTTATTGAATATGATTCTTCTGAGCTGAAACGAGTTAAAAGTCTGGTAGAAGAAGACATGATACGTGAAGACAGCCTTCTGTTAACCGTACTTGCTCAGTTCAACGATCAGCTTTCTCAGAAAATACTGAAATGGTTTCATCATGTAAATATGCTCTATGCCGATGGCAGCAATGTGCAAAGCTATACACTTGACAAACTCACCACTCCGATGAAGCAAAAGATTGTTCGTCTAATGAAAGATGCCGATTTCAGCATTAATGATTTTGTGCGCCATCCTATAAACAAAGACGAGATTCAGACACTTCATACCGTATACGACGAGAATAAACTAAGGGTAGATGAAACTCCTTTCATGCTCGAAGATGAATCGAACGGCACTATTCATTTTCTTTCATTAACTGCACCTATTCTCGATACACTGGACAGAGGCAAAATATTAATGATTGACGAACTTGATTCCGGTTTGCATCATGATCTTATCGTTGCTCTTCTTAAGTTATTTCATTCAGAAGAAACAAATCCACATAATGCACAATTGATATTCAATACGCAAAATACTAATTTATTATCGAGTGATCTTTTCAGAAAAGACCAGATTTATTTCGTATCCAAAAACAGATACGGAGAAGCATCTCTAACGTCTGCTGCCGATTTTATGTTGAGACCAGGAGCAAATCTGCAAAAAAAATATCTGGAAGGAAGATTTGGAGCGATTCCTTATCTGAAAAACATGAATAAATCATTCACCTCTAAAAAAGAAGAAGATAATGAAGATAGAGATTAAAGATGGAATAAAACACATTTCTCTTGATAACGATCAGCACAAACCACAAACATCGCTCAGAAGGAGAAGAGGCGAAACTCCCGATTTAATAAGAAAAGCTCCCACCCGATCTACACTAAAGAAGTTTCTTATAGTATGTGAGGGTAAAAATACTGAGACGTCATATTTTAATCAATTCAGAAGGCCTAATGTAGCTATTGAAACTGTGGGTCTTGGTTACAATACAGTCTCTTTAGTCAATAAGGCCATTGAGATTTACTCTTCAAAATCCGACGGAGATAAACCGGATGAGGTGTGGTGTGTGTTTGATAAAGACGATTTCACAAACAAAATGTTTAGTCAGGCCATTTCAATGGCAACCGAACATAGTTTTTACTGCGCTTATTCAAATCAGGCTTTTGAATATTGGCTGATACTGCATTTTGTAGATCATCACGGTGGGCTGCTACACAGAAATGAATACAATGAAATAATCAACAAACATATAAAGATATTCGGTGCAAATTATGCCGGTAAAGGCTGCAAAATTGTTACTGAACATTTGTTTGAAATATTGCAATCTAAAGATCCTGCAACAAAAAGGTCTCGACAGGATCTCGCTATTGAACGGGCAAAAAGAATCTATAGTCAAAAATCGAATTTATTACCGGCAAATGCAGAATCTGTAACAGCCGTTTTTAAGCTGGTGGAAGAAATTGTATCAAATTAAAAGTTTGTCAGTCTGCAAATATATTCATTTACACATATTAAAACACCAAGCTCCCTTAGCTTAGTAATCGAGGTATTACTAAACAAAGGGAGCTTTTTAGATCATATATGCAATTTCTGTTTATTCAGAACATTATCAGTCGGCGTAGAATGGCGTTACTGGAATTTTACTAATCTGCTTGATATCATTTATATTTGAATAATCATATAAATAAAAGCCGCCTTCTCCTATCATAAATAAGTATCCGTTAACAGGTATCACATCAAAAGTCTTTATTCCTGGGAAAGCTGCAATCAAATTATCAGTAATCTTTGTTTTATCTGCAGCATTATATATTTTAAGTCCAGCCTCTCCATCGCAAACAAACAAAGTATTTCCTTCAATCCCCACTCCATAAGGTTTGGTCATATTAAATGAACCCACCAATTGATTGGTTTTATAATCGGACGAAAGCTTAACTACATCCAAACGGTTTATATCTCCATGGCAAGTTTGTCCTCCGCGAAGAGTAATGTATGCATATCCATTTTGAATAACAACAGGATCGCAGCTTGTTGCATGAGAGAACATACTTACATAAGCCGGAACTGTTGGAACATTAAGACTATAAACTAACATTCCGTTTGTAGTTCCAAAAAAGAGATGATCGTTATAAATAAACATCGTTTCTATACTCCATCCCACTGTTTGCTTTCCAATATTTACCGGAGAACCAGGAGTTCCCACATCAAACATTGTTAGTTGACTATTATCAACGACATACAAATATTTATCATACAATCCAAAACGTGCCATTGAGCCACCTTTTCCAAAACCACTCCCGGAAATACCACCTGCAGCAGCATTCAGCTCAGCATAACTATTTGAAGTATAATAAGTATCCCACATTGGATAAATAGGAGTTTCATTGTATTCAAGTTCACGCTTTTCTGTTACCAATTCCCAGCCAATAACAACTCCTTTCTCTTTATCCACTTCTTTCACCCGATATTTGTCATTTATCTGAGGAACAGTATAAGCTAAAGCATTCTTTACTCTGTTTACTTCTTTAATTTTGCTAATATCTGAAACATCAATTGCAACCAGATCAACATAACTATCAGCAAACAAAATATTATTCTTTATTGCTAAGTCAATACATCCGGGGACCTCTATAAAACCGATATTCTTTGGATTTGCCGGAGTAGTGAGATCAAGAATATGTATTCCTCTGAGCTTCTCCACTACAAACAAATAATTGTCCTTAAAATATATTTTCCCTGGATTTGACAAAGTTTGAGGTGAAGTTGATTTTACAGCACTTCTTAATGTCTCATAACTCATATATATGGGAGAGTTTACAGTCGAAGTCTCAGTATATTTATCCATGCATGCAGTTAAAGAGAGCATAGACAATAAAAGTAATATATAGTATTTGTTTTTCATATCATTAGATTTAATAAATAGTGATACCTAGTTTTACTAACAAACGGTTGTAATCAATATCAAGCTTGTAATTATCAGAAGATGTATAATGCTGCCTGTGATACTGATATCCGACTGACATATTCAATCCGAACTGAGAATTCAGTTGAACAAGTAATCCCATTGACGGACTAAATAAAAATCCACCTTTTGGATCGAGTTTCTTATTTGCCGACCAATAATATGTATTATAGCTGATTACACTACTAGGAACAATATCATTATATGCTAATTGAGAATCATCAATCGGAATTTCATATCCCCCTTGAAGCATAATATAAGGAGAATACTTTTCATTTCTGAATTTATAAATAACATTAGCAGTAACAGGCATATATGTTTCATTCAGAAAATCAATACCAAGACCTAAGCCTGCAGCAAAATTTTTATTAATGTTATAATCAAAAGAAGTACGAAAAACAAGGGGAGCATCTTTCTTATTATCAGAGTTTCCAATAAGTAACCCCATTTCTGTTAAATTGAAAAATTTCTTTGCCGACGGAACAAAAGTTGATGAGCTCTTTTCCATTTTATCGTCATTCGTCACTTTTTTCGATTTAGAAATCATTTCAATTTCCGATACATCTATTACTCTTGAAACATTTCCAGATACGACTCTTATCTTATCAAGATTAGAAGAATAAATGTATTTACCTTTAATAATCTCACCATTTTTAAGGTATACATACCCCTTCTCAAATTGGGGATAATTTACAACTTGTGCTTCCGTTTGAGCATAGGTAGATAATAGGCCTATCCATACAAACAAGCTGAATATCAATGTTCGTTTTATCATACAGCATGTATTTAAAGTTATATATCTTTTCTACTAAAATGAACATAATTAGAAAATACTGCATCAAAAAGAAATAAATTCTGATATTTCCAGAAAATTAAGATTAAATGGCTTATTCCTAATATGTATTAAGTTATAATATAAAGGAATACAGCAAAGAAATTAGATAAGGGTGAACAATAGAGGTTATAAGAGTAACTTAGAATACAAAGAAATCTCCATTCCAGCACATAACTATATTAATGATATGGATACAAATAACAGTCACAGTATTCAAGATAATAAGAAAAGTTCAAGTTATCAAAGGATGTGAAATCTGCTTAATTAGAAAAGCTCACGTTATTCGGAGAGAGAAGGTAGATCGATAAAAAGACGCATATACAAAAAAAAGAGTCCCATTCATTCTTCAATGAACAGGACTCTTAGATAAAACGGCAGCTACCTACTCTCCCACTGTTACGCAGTACCATCGGCGTGATCAGGCTTAACTTCTCTGTTCGGAATGGGAAGAGGTGGAACCCTGATGCTATAGCTACCTTAATATTTTTAATTTCTCTTTTATCTGATTTTATTTTGTTTCTTTCGTTTCCTTATTTCAGATTCTATTAAGATAAACACAATGTAAAAGCAATAAACAAGCTCTCTCTAGTATTTTAAGAGCCAAACTATCTAGCCAACCATATATGGAAAGAAGAAAGTGTACGGGCAATTAGTACTGCTCGGCTTTGACATTACTGTCTTTACACCTGCAGCCTATCAACGTTGTCGTCTTCAACGACCCTAAGAAATCTAATCTTGTGGCTGGCTTCGTACTTAGATGCTTTCAGCACTTATCCAATCCCGACTTAGATACCCGGCAATGCACCTGGCGGCACAACCGGTAAACCAGCGGTCAGTCCAACACGGTCCTCTCGTACTAGTGTCAGAGCCACGCAAATTTCATACGCCCACGATAGATAGAGACCGAACTGTCTCACGACGTTCTGAACCCAGCTCGCGTGCCACTTTAATGGGCGAACAGCCCAACCCTTGGGACCTTCTCCAGCCCCAGGATGTGACGAGCCGACATCGAGGTGCCAAACCGCTCCGTCGATATGAGCTCTTGGGAGCGATCAGCCTGTTATCCCCGGAGTACCTTTTATCCTTTGAGCGATGTCCCTTCCATACGGAAACACCGGATCACTATGCTCTAGTTTCCTACCTGATCGACTTGTCGGTCTCCCAGTCAAGCACCCTTATGCCATTACACTCTGCGGACGGTTACCAATCGTCCTGAGGGTACCTTTAGAAGCCTCCGTTACACTTTTGGAGGCGACCACCCCAGTCAAACTACCCACCAAACAGTGTCCTCACATTCGCGAGTTAGAACTCAAATAATCAAAGGGCCGTATTTCAACAGCGGCTCCACAAATACTAGCGTACCTGCTTCAAAGCCTCCGGCCTATCCTACACATCAATTACCCAAATTCAATGTTAAGCTATAGTAAAGGTTCACGGGGTCTTTTCGTCCCATCGCGGGTAATCGGCATCTTCACCGATACTACAATTTCACTGAGCTCACGGTTGAGACAGTGTCCAGATCATTACACCATTCGTGCAGGTCGGAACTTACCCGACAAGGAATTTCGCTACCTTAGGACCGTTATAGTTACGGCCGCCGTTTACTGGGGCTTCAATTCAATGCTTCTCTTGCGATGACATCTCCTCTTAACCTTCCAGCACCGGGCAGGTGTCAGGCTATATACTTGATCTTTCAATTTTGCATAGCCCTGTGTTTTTGTTAAACAGTTGCCTGGACCTATTCTCTGCGCCCTCATTACTGAGGGACCCTTTCTCCCGAAGTTACAGGGTCAATTTGCCTAGTTCCTTAACCGTGATTCACTCAAGCGCCTTAGTATATTCTACCCGACTACGTGTGTCCGTTTACGGTACGGGTACCTTAAAGATTAAGTTTAGCGGATTTTCTTGGGAGTCTGCTTACATACACTATCCAATCACCACAAGGGCTCTCGGTACTATCAGGTTCGACTAGTCTTCCGGATTTGCCTGGAAAACTAATATCTACACCCTTCAACCAGCTATTCCGTCAGCCGGCGGTATTATCACTACTCCGTCTCCACATCACTCTTTAAGGTAGTAAGGGAATATTAACCCTTTCTGCCATCGGCCTCGCCGTTCGGCTGAGCCTTAGGACCCGACTAACCCTGATCCGATTAGCGTTGATCAGGAAACCTTAGTCTTTCGGCGAGGGGGTTTCTCACCCCCTTTATCGTTACTTATACCTACATTTGCTTTTCCACACGCTCCAGCAGAGCTCACGCTCCACATTCAACGCTGAGTGGAATGCTCCCCTACCAACCATTACTGGTTCCATAGCTTCGGTAAATTGCTTATGCCCGATTATTATCCACGCCAAACTCCTCGACTAGTGAGCTGTTACGCACTCTTTAAATGAATGGCTGCTTCCAAGCCAACATCCTAGCTGTCTTAGCAATCTGACTTCGTTAGTTCAACTTAGCAATTATTTCGGGACCTTAGCTGATGGTCTGGATTCTTCTCCTCTCGGGCACGGACCTTAGCACCCATGCCCTCACTCCTGATATTAAACTAATGCGCATTCGGAGTTTATCAAGACTTGATAGGCGGTGAAGCCCTCGCATCTTATCAGTCGCTCTACCTCACATTAGTAATTATCAAGGCTGCACCTAAATGCATTTCGGGGAGTACGAGCTATCTCCAAGTTTGATTAGCCTTTCACCCCCACCCACAGTTCATCCGGAAGCTTTTCAACGCTTATCGGTTCGGTCCTCCAGTTAGTGTTACCTAACCTTCAACCTGACCATGGGTAGATCACTTGGTTTCGCGTCTACTACCACTGACTAAATCGCCCTATTCAGACTCGCTTTCGCTTCGGCTGCAAAACTTAATTTCTTAACCTTGCCAGTGACAGTAACTCGTAGGTTCATTATGCAAAAGGCACGCCGTCACAGCACGAAGCTGCTCCGACCGCTTGTAAGCGCATGGTTTCAGGGACTATTTCACTCTTCTATTCGAAGTTCTTTTCACCTTTCCTTCACAGTACTGGTTCACTATCGGTCTCTCGGGAGTATTTAGCCTTACCGGATGGTCCCGGCAGATTCATGCAGAATTCCTCGTGCTCCGCACTACTCAGGATACCACTACGGTATATATTGGATTCATGTACGCAACTATCATGCTCTATGGTGACACTTTCCAGAGTCTTCCATTCTCCAATATAAGTCCGATATCGTGGTCCTACAACCCCAATTATGCCGTAACATAATTGGTTTGGGCTAATCCGCGTTCGCTCGCCACTACTTACGGAATCATTCTATTATTTTCTTCTCCTACAGGTACTAAGATGTTTCAGTTCCCTGCGTTCGCCTCCATCTAAGATGGATAATATCCCTTCAGGATATTGGGTTGTCCCATTCGGAAATCTTCGGATCAAAGGTCATTTGCACCTACCCGAAGCTTATCGCAGCTTATCACGTCCTTCATCGCCTCCGAGAGCCAAGGCATCCGCCATGCGCCCTTGCTTACTTTCTTCAAACACTGTAAACTATTCGTAGTTATACGTTTTCGTTTACCATATGGTTCGATATATACTTTAGCTCTTTTTATCTCTAAAAATTACTTACTTTATTGCTTTTGTACATCATGTCAAAG
Proteins encoded in this window:
- a CDS encoding RloB family protein, with product MKIEIKDGIKHISLDNDQHKPQTSLRRRRGETPDLIRKAPTRSTLKKFLIVCEGKNTETSYFNQFRRPNVAIETVGLGYNTVSLVNKAIEIYSSKSDGDKPDEVWCVFDKDDFTNKMFSQAISMATEHSFYCAYSNQAFEYWLILHFVDHHGGLLHRNEYNEIINKHIKIFGANYAGKGCKIVTEHLFEILQSKDPATKRSRQDLAIERAKRIYSQKSNLLPANAESVTAVFKLVEEIVSN
- a CDS encoding ATP-binding protein → MLVQFHFENFKCFKDETKLSLVASNHIKDNIDNVIKTDNINLLKSVVIYGPNASGKTKLLNAFQFMRLMVERSTNNAVDRGFSIDNFRLSTESKESPSFFEVVFILDEIQYRYGFELTKKNILAEWLYKNEKKEKELFYREGKVIEYDSSELKRVKSLVEEDMIREDSLLLTVLAQFNDQLSQKILKWFHHVNMLYADGSNVQSYTLDKLTTPMKQKIVRLMKDADFSINDFVRHPINKDEIQTLHTVYDENKLRVDETPFMLEDESNGTIHFLSLTAPILDTLDRGKILMIDELDSGLHHDLIVALLKLFHSEETNPHNAQLIFNTQNTNLLSSDLFRKDQIYFVSKNRYGEASLTSAADFMLRPGANLQKKYLEGRFGAIPYLKNMNKSFTSKKEEDNEDRD
- a CDS encoding DUF418 domain-containing protein; the protein is MTSLKSPRIQSVDALRGFAIVAILLLHNLEHFDYYFLPTGLPAWLVSLDKTIWDTMFFLFAGKAYGIFALLFGLTFYIQQHNQELKGKDFRARFAWRLVLLYGFGMINSSFYQGDILTIYAILGFTLIPVAKLNTKTVLFIAVILILQPYEWIKVLSAIIHPQQAIPNPASWDYFGKMGEYIPKNSFIDTIYGNLTNGKTAVYLWTWEAGRVFQTPALFMFGMLLGRTQKFVKSPENNKFWTKALIYSLILFIPLYFVSKSVTSQSITNTAVFRSLELITKSWTNFAFLVFLVSGFVLLYENTNLRNALDKFSVLGRMSMSNYVMQSILGSCIYYGFGLGLYQYTGATYSLLIGLMLMIIQWTFCKYWQKDHRYGVLEGVWHKLTWIGTSR